The sequence ATTTCGTTCACACCGTTCCGCAGTTCCTTTTCAAATTCGACGCGATGATGAAGGGTGTAGATGCCCGGCAGACCGCCCGTGTGGACCATGATGATTTTTTCTCCCCGCCGGATTTTTCCTTCGCGCGCCATGTCAAGGATGCCGGCGAAGCATTTGCCGGTGTAACAGGGGTCCAGGATGACGCCCTCTTTGCGGGCCATGAAATAAATCGCCTCGCGGACCTCCCGGCTGGGATTGTTGTAAGCGCCCCGCGTATAACCGGTTTCGACGTCGAAGTCGGCGCGCGTCGCGTCGATTTTCAGACCGAAGGTGTTTTTGACGCTGTGGAAGTAATCCATGAGGCGCTTTTCTTTTGCTTCTCGAAAAGGAGAGATGGCAACGCCGGTGCAGCGCAGGGGAGAGTGTTCGTTTTTCAGGCCGCAGCATAAGCCCATGTACGTGCCGAGACTGCCCACGGGGACGAAAACGCGCGCGTCGTCGAGGCCCATTCCGTGAGCCTGGAGGGTGGTTTCCACGGCGCATTCGTAATATCCCAGAGCGCCGAGGTCGTTGGAGCCCCCCATGGGAATGCGATAGACTTTTTCGCCCTGCGCTTCGTATTTCCGGGCAAGCTGGGCGGTCAGCTCCTCCAATTGCTCGTCTTCACCGCGTCCGTCGTCCTTTTTGAGAACGACCTCGCTGCCCATGAGGCGATCCAGCAGGATGTTGGCGGAAATTTCACCGGGGTAATTATCGATACAGGCGATGACGCATTTCAGGCCGTATTTCGCGGCCACCGCCGCGGTCAGGCGTCCGTGGTTGGTTTGCGCGCCGCCGACGGTCATCAGCATTGTCGCGCCCTGATCCATAGCGTCCTTCAGCAAATATTCCAGTTTGCGCAGCTTGTTGCCCCCCACGCCCAGGTTCGTCAGATCGTCGCGTTTCAGATAGAACTTGATCCCCAGCTCTCCGGAGATGCCGGACAGATACTCCATCGGCGTGGGAAGGTTCAGAAAAGAGATTTTTTTGCGTCCCAATAACATGAGTTTTTCCTCCTGCGTTTTTTGAAGTCAAACGGTTTC comes from Synergistaceae bacterium and encodes:
- a CDS encoding D-cysteine desulfhydrase family protein, coding for MLLGRKKISFLNLPTPMEYLSGISGELGIKFYLKRDDLTNLGVGGNKLRKLEYLLKDAMDQGATMLMTVGGAQTNHGRLTAAVAAKYGLKCVIACIDNYPGEISANILLDRLMGSEVVLKKDDGRGEDEQLEELTAQLARKYEAQGEKVYRIPMGGSNDLGALGYYECAVETTLQAHGMGLDDARVFVPVGSLGTYMGLCCGLKNEHSPLRCTGVAISPFREAKEKRLMDYFHSVKNTFGLKIDATRADFDVETGYTRGAYNNPSREVREAIYFMARKEGVILDPCYTGKCFAGILDMAREGKIRRGEKIIMVHTGGLPGIYTLHHRVEFEKELRNGVNEI